The following are from one region of the Sulfurimicrobium lacus genome:
- a CDS encoding polyamine aminopropyltransferase codes for MNLALLASVFIIASCGLVYELVAGALSSYLLGDSVTQFSTIIGTYLFAMGVGSYLSRHIVKGLVARFIQIELMVGVVGGFSAALLFLVFAWAAGPFKVVLYGLVLLTGILVGLEIPLVMRILKQHYGLKDLVSQVLTFDYLGALVVSLAFPLLLAPHLGLIRTSLMFGLLNALVAGWAVWLFRAQLAGLKGMAAQCVVVSALLVAGLAGADRLTTLAEANLYADEIIYTETTPYQRIVLTRWQDDVRLFLNGNLQFSSRDEYRYHEALIHPALQAVKQPRRVLVLGGGDGLAVREILKYPGIESITLVDLDPNMTRLFSRLPLLRELNQDALHSPKLKLVNDDAFLWLEKNGEFYDFIVVDFPDPTNFALGKLYTNTFYRLLEKRLSQHGLAVIQSTSPLYARQSFWCIVNTIRSVGLQATPYHALVPSFGEWGYVIASHQPYVQPDHYSANLRFVSSDLTPTLFQFPKDMAPMETEINRLNNQALVHYYEAEWKHQAP; via the coding sequence ATGAATCTCGCCCTGCTCGCCTCGGTATTCATCATTGCGTCCTGCGGGCTGGTTTACGAGCTCGTGGCGGGGGCGCTATCGAGCTACCTGCTGGGCGATTCGGTCACCCAGTTCTCCACCATCATCGGCACCTATCTCTTTGCCATGGGCGTGGGCTCCTACCTGTCGCGCCACATCGTCAAGGGCCTGGTGGCGCGCTTTATCCAGATCGAGCTGATGGTCGGCGTGGTGGGCGGCTTTTCCGCCGCGCTGCTGTTCCTCGTGTTCGCCTGGGCCGCAGGCCCCTTCAAAGTGGTGCTGTATGGACTGGTGCTGCTGACCGGCATCCTGGTGGGGCTGGAAATCCCGCTGGTGATGCGCATCCTCAAGCAGCACTATGGGCTCAAGGACCTGGTCTCGCAGGTGCTGACCTTCGACTACCTCGGCGCGCTGGTGGTGTCGCTGGCCTTTCCGCTCCTGCTCGCGCCCCATCTCGGCCTGATCCGCACCAGCCTGATGTTCGGCCTGCTCAACGCCCTGGTGGCGGGCTGGGCGGTGTGGCTGTTCCGCGCCCAGCTTGCCGGCTTGAAAGGCATGGCGGCCCAGTGCGTCGTCGTCAGCGCGTTGCTGGTCGCCGGCCTGGCGGGTGCGGATCGCCTCACCACCCTTGCGGAAGCAAATCTCTACGCCGACGAAATCATCTATACCGAAACCACGCCCTACCAGCGCATCGTGCTGACGCGCTGGCAAGACGACGTTCGCCTGTTCCTCAATGGCAACCTGCAGTTTTCCTCGCGCGACGAATACCGCTATCACGAAGCATTGATCCATCCCGCCCTGCAGGCCGTCAAACAGCCGCGCCGCGTGCTGGTGCTGGGCGGCGGCGACGGCCTGGCGGTGCGGGAAATCCTCAAGTACCCGGGCATAGAGAGCATCACGCTGGTCGACCTCGACCCCAACATGACCAGGCTGTTTTCCCGCCTGCCGCTGCTGCGCGAACTCAACCAGGACGCGCTGCATTCGCCCAAACTCAAACTGGTCAATGACGACGCCTTCCTGTGGCTGGAGAAAAACGGCGAGTTCTACGACTTCATCGTGGTGGACTTCCCCGACCCGACCAATTTCGCCCTGGGCAAGCTCTACACCAACACTTTCTACCGCTTGCTGGAAAAGCGCCTGTCGCAGCATGGCCTGGCCGTGATCCAGTCGACCTCGCCGCTCTATGCCCGGCAGTCGTTCTGGTGCATCGTCAACACCATCAGGAGCGTCGGCCTGCAGGCCACGCCGTACCACGCACTGGTGCCCTCGTTCGGCGAATGGGGCTACGTCATTGCCAGCCATCAGCCTTACGTCCAGCCCGATCATTACTCGGCCAACCTGCGCTTCGTCAGTTCCGACCTCACGCCGACGCTGTTCCAGTTCCCCAAGGACATGGCACCCATGGAAACCGAG
- a CDS encoding DUF350 domain-containing protein, translated as MDVINPIYLINSLLYSLLGVALFWISFIVIDKLTPYDLWKEIVEDKNLPLSIIVGAMCLGIAIIVASAIHG; from the coding sequence ATGGACGTCATCAATCCCATCTACCTGATCAATTCATTGCTCTATTCCCTGCTGGGCGTGGCGCTGTTCTGGATTTCCTTCATCGTCATAGACAAGCTCACGCCCTATGACCTGTGGAAGGAAATCGTCGAGGACAAGAACCTCCCGCTCTCCATCATCGTCGGCGCCATGTGCCTGGGAATCGCCATCATCGTCGCCTCCGCCATTCATGGCTGA